From a single Raphanus sativus cultivar WK10039 chromosome 3, ASM80110v3, whole genome shotgun sequence genomic region:
- the LOC108846092 gene encoding zinc finger protein ZAT4-like yields the protein MERYKCRLCFKSFINGRALGGHMRSHILTLPSKRELYELTARPSQLSEETESDASASSDEEEDDVNCGEFESETESSRMNPTRKRSKRTRKLGSFDFEFKKVRTSQPGEVVTEPEHHSSASDTTTEEDLAFCLIMLSRDKWKQQKNKTIVVEEEDDDECEDYKSSKNSGGRGRFKCETCGKVFKSYQALGGHRASHKKNKTFTTMTSTKTEHEKTEYSNGVTEKKVHQCPICFRVFTSGQALGGHKRSHGSNNIGSRREFSVNQSVPSVKEEEEVEVKQRMIDLNLPAPNEDDETSVVFNEW from the coding sequence ATGGAGAGATACAAGTGTAGGCTTTGCTTCAAGAGCTTCATCAACGGAAGAGCTTTAGGTGGTCACATGAGATCTCACATCCTTACTCTTCCTTCAAAACGTGAGCTTTATGAATTAACCGCACGGCCGAGTCAACTCAGTGAAGAGACAGAGTCCGATGCTTCTGCTTCCtctgatgaggaagaagatgatgtgaATTGCGGTGAGTTTGAAAGCGAAACCGAGTCCTCAAGAATGAACCCAACTCGGAAACGTTCTAAGCGAACTAGGAAGCTCGGATCGTTCGATTTCGAGTTCAAGAAGGTGAGAACGAGTCAACCCGGTGAGGTGGTGACAGAGCCTGAACATCACAGCTCAGCTTCCGACACAACGACCGAGGAAGATCTCGCCTTTTGTCTCATTATGCTCTCCAGAGACAAGTGGAAGCAACAGAAGAACAAGACGATtgtagtagaagaagaagatgatgatgaatgtGAAGACTACAAATCGAGCAAGAACAGTGGAGGAAGAGGGAGATTCAAGTGCGAGACTTGTGGTAAAGTGTTCAAATCGTATCAAGCCTTAGGAGGACACAGAGCAAGCCACAAAAAGAACAAGACTTTCACAACAATGACGTCGACCAAAACAGAGCATGAGAAAACAGAGTACAGTAATGGAGTCACGGAGAAGAAAGTTCACCAATGTCCGATCTGTTTTAGGGTTTTCACTTCAGGACAAGCACTTGGAGGTCACAAGAGGTCTCACGGAAGCAACAACATCGGATCAAGAAGAGAATTTTCTGTAAATCAAAGTGTTCCAAGCGttaaagaagaggaagaagtagAAGTGAAACAGAGGATGATAGATCTTAATCTTCCTGCACCAAACGAAGATGATGAAACCTCTGTGGTGTTCAATGAATGGTGA